A section of the Humulus lupulus chromosome 2, drHumLupu1.1, whole genome shotgun sequence genome encodes:
- the LOC133818977 gene encoding uncharacterized protein LOC133818977, translating to MSSLLLHAPMQLAVTSKIQNASLCFHGSRHFPKPTSPASISNLTFRSSTVQQSFFPLLHKSTTSIPHSKHPNSDHRIVAVNSVNGDSYVAESPAKELRQILNTPGIHSIPACFDAISAKLVERAGFKCTFAGGFAISAARLGLPDAGLISYGEMVEQGRQITQAVSIPVFGDADTGYGNAMNVKRTVREYIRAGFAAISLEDQVSPKACGHTQGRKVVSREEAVMRIQAAVDARKESGSDIVIVARSDSRQADSMEESLWRAKAFADAGADIIFVTALTSKQEMIDLCKVAPHVPKLASMLEGGGKTPILSPTELESIGYKLVLYPLSLLGVSIRAMENALTSIENGHIPHESMPTFEELKEIVGFNDYSQEEKRYASCNGH from the exons ATGAGTAGTCTTCTTCTTCACGCGCCAATGCAACTCGCAGTAACAAGCAAAATTCAGAATGCTTCTCTTTGTTTCCATGGAAGCCGCCATTTTCCAAAACCAACATCACCAGCTTCCATCTCAAATCTCACCTTTCGCTCCTCAACAGTGCAACAAAGCTTCTTCCCACTCTTACACAAATCAACTACCTCTATTCCACATTCCAAACACCCTAACTCAGATCACCGAATCGTCGCAGTTAACTCAGTGAACGGAGACAGCTACGTGGCTGAGTCTCCGGCCAAGGAGCTTCGACAAATCCTGAACACGCCGGGGATCCACTCAATCCCTGCTTGTTTCGATGCTATCAGTGCCAAGTTGGTAGAGAGAGCTGGTTTTAAGTGCACCTTTGCTGGAG GATTTGCAATATCAGCAGCTAGATTGGGGTTGCCTGATGCTGGGCTTATATCGTATGGAGAAATGGTGGAACAGGGAAGACAGATCACTCAAGCTGTGTCCATTCCTGTTTTTGGAGATGCTGATACTGGATATGGGAATGCCATGAATGTCAAAAGAACTGTCAGGGAGTACATCAGAGCTGGTTTTGCTGCCATTAGTCTTGAAGATCAG GTATCTCCCAAAGCTTGTGGACACACACAAGGGAGGAAAGTGGTGTCAAGAGAGGAGGCAGTGATGAGGATACAAGCAGCGGTGGATGCAAGGAAGGAGAGTGGATCGGACATTGTGATTGTGGCGAGGAGTGACTCTCGTCAAGCTGATTCTATGGAAGAATCACTCTGGCGAGCAAAAGCTTTTGCTGATGCTGGTGCTGATATCATTTTCGTCACTGCTCTCACTTCGAAACAAGAGATGATTGACTTGTGTAAAGTTGCTCCTCATGTTCCTAAACTG GCAAGTATGCTTGAAGGAGGGGGAAAGACGCCCATACTTAGTCCAACAGAACTTGAGAGTATTGGATATAAACTTGTGCTTTATCCACTTTCCTTGCTTGGGGTATCCATCCGAGCAATGGAG AATGCACTTACCTCTATCGAAAATGGGCATATTCCTCATGAAAGCATGCCGACTTTTGAGGAGTTGAAGGAAATTGTGGGTTTCAATGATTATAGTCAAGAGGAAAAGCGGTATGCATCTTGCAATGGTCACTAG